From the genome of Mycobacterium dioxanotrophicus, one region includes:
- a CDS encoding CoA transferase produces MVEPATPDLTGSSPAPLAGVRIIEISSFVAVPLAGMTLGQLGAEVIRVDPIGGAADYHRWPVTEGGESIYWAGLNKGKRSVAADMRSVEGQRLVQRLIAEAGVLVTNVTGRQWHSYGELVTARPDLIHVEVSGRADGGTGVDYTVNAGLGFPLVTGPAQLAAPVNHVLPAWDISCGLYVALAVSAALRHRDATGEGSRISIPLENVALATAGNLGFLTEVMINGTERERLGNTVFGTYGQNFTSSDGVAFMLVALTGRHFRDLSEVTGTTKAVAALAEALGADFSDEGQRYTHRDALTGLFTLWFSQHTAEEIAAALSGTSVLWERYRSFTEVATDPRVTANPLFTPLDQPRVGRYLAPGLPMAIGGVYPPAVPAPAVGDDTAAVLAEHLGLGAEEIAALTESGTVATGSTR; encoded by the coding sequence ATGGTCGAACCTGCAACGCCGGATCTGACCGGCTCCTCGCCGGCACCCCTTGCGGGCGTGCGGATCATCGAGATCTCCAGCTTCGTCGCGGTGCCGCTGGCCGGGATGACACTCGGCCAGCTGGGCGCGGAGGTGATCCGGGTCGATCCGATCGGCGGAGCGGCCGACTATCACCGCTGGCCCGTCACCGAGGGCGGCGAGAGCATCTACTGGGCCGGGCTCAACAAGGGCAAGCGTTCGGTGGCCGCCGATATGCGATCGGTCGAAGGCCAACGGCTGGTGCAGCGGCTGATCGCCGAGGCCGGCGTGTTGGTCACCAATGTGACCGGCCGGCAATGGCATTCGTACGGCGAGTTGGTGACGGCACGGCCCGACCTGATCCACGTCGAGGTGTCAGGGCGCGCCGACGGCGGCACCGGGGTCGATTACACCGTCAACGCCGGGCTCGGGTTCCCGTTGGTGACCGGGCCGGCGCAACTCGCTGCCCCGGTCAATCACGTCCTGCCCGCGTGGGACATCAGCTGCGGGCTCTACGTCGCGCTGGCGGTCAGTGCTGCGCTGCGTCATCGCGACGCCACGGGTGAAGGCAGCCGGATCAGCATTCCGTTGGAGAATGTGGCGCTGGCGACGGCGGGCAACCTGGGATTCCTCACCGAGGTGATGATCAACGGGACCGAACGCGAGCGGCTGGGCAACACTGTTTTCGGCACCTATGGGCAGAACTTCACCAGCAGCGACGGGGTGGCTTTCATGCTCGTCGCACTCACCGGCCGGCACTTCCGCGACCTCAGTGAGGTCACGGGCACCACGAAAGCCGTTGCGGCACTGGCAGAGGCGCTGGGTGCCGACTTCTCCGACGAGGGCCAGCGCTACACCCACCGCGACGCGCTCACCGGCCTGTTCACGCTGTGGTTCAGCCAGCACACCGCCGAGGAGATCGCTGCGGCACTGTCGGGCACGTCGGTGCTGTGGGAGCGCTACCGCAGCTTCACCGAGGTCGCCACCGATCCGCGCGTGACGGCCAACCCGCTGTTCACGCCGCTGGACCAACCGCGTGTCGGGCGGTACCTGGCGCCGGGCCTGCCGATGGCGATCGGCGGGGTATATCCGCCCGCAGTGCCTGCGCCTGCCGTCGGCGACGACACCGCCGCAGTGCTGGCCGAACACCTCGGCCTTGGTGCTGAAGAGATCGCCGCACTGACCGAATCAGGAACTGTCGCAACGGGTTCGACCCGGTGA
- a CDS encoding acyl-CoA thioesterase, with amino-acid sequence MSTLLKVLDVRAEGDGYRGESMGPDGKRAYGGQLAAQSLAAACRTVEADRSPTNMHVQFLRGGDAGAPVHYRVQQLYDGRTAAARRVESYQNDRFLTAATVSFATELPGPEHGHMPLPGDPETLQHTGPPGPAPSLPLGEFDIRVDDAGSAEAFVRRFWWRVTTDLPADPRVHAVVAVYITDLYGIDPVLAVHGHSMRSRVLRSGTTDSSIWFHRPVRADRWNLLEARSPAAARGRGVATASLIGSDGSVAATLVQEGLVTERPAQ; translated from the coding sequence GTGAGCACACTGCTGAAGGTGCTCGACGTGCGCGCCGAGGGCGACGGTTACCGCGGTGAGAGCATGGGGCCGGACGGTAAACGGGCGTACGGCGGGCAACTGGCCGCCCAGAGTCTGGCCGCGGCCTGCCGTACCGTGGAGGCAGACCGGTCACCGACCAACATGCACGTGCAGTTCCTGCGCGGTGGCGACGCGGGAGCACCGGTGCACTACCGGGTACAGCAGCTCTACGATGGCCGCACGGCAGCCGCCCGTCGGGTCGAGTCCTATCAGAACGATCGGTTCCTGACCGCGGCCACGGTGTCTTTTGCGACGGAACTACCGGGGCCCGAACACGGTCACATGCCGTTGCCGGGCGACCCCGAGACGCTGCAACACACGGGGCCGCCCGGGCCGGCTCCGTCACTGCCGTTGGGGGAGTTCGATATCCGCGTCGACGACGCCGGCTCGGCCGAGGCGTTCGTGCGCCGGTTCTGGTGGCGCGTCACCACCGACCTGCCGGCCGACCCGCGGGTACACGCCGTCGTCGCGGTGTACATCACCGACCTGTACGGCATCGACCCGGTGTTGGCCGTCCACGGACACAGCATGCGGTCGCGCGTGTTGCGCAGCGGTACCACCGATTCCTCGATCTGGTTTCATAGGCCGGTGCGTGCCGATCGGTGGAATCTGCTCGAGGCGCGGTCACCGGCGGCCGCGCGCGGACGCGGTGTCGCCACCGCAAGCCTCATCGGGTCTGACGGTTCGGTCGCCGCAACGCTCGTGCAGGAGGGGTTGGTCACCGAGCGTCCCGCGCAGTGA